TTATCTCAATTAACGCTAAATCATCTGAGCTTAAACAATGTTGAACGTTTCGAATTATGGGAACATAAGGACAATCGATTCAGCTTTAAGCAAGAATTACAAAATTTCGCGGAACATTCTCAAAAACCAATGGTCCATCATTACTATCCTTCAACGTAGGAGTATTTAAATGTTAGGAACTGCGCTAAGCGTTTCTGGAACTAAAGTGTTATTGCTCGGAGCAGGCGAACTTGGCAAAGAAGTTGCCATTGAATTACAACGTTTTGGGGTTGAAATTATTGCGGTAGACCGCTACCCCAACGCTCCAGCGATGCATGTAGCGCATCGCAGTTATGTTATAGATATGCTAGATGGCGAGGCACTAAAGGCCTTAATTCTTAAAGAAAAACCCCAGCATATTGTTCCTGAAATTGAAGCCATTGCCACCGACACCTTAGTTGAGCTGGAACAGCAAGGCTTTGCGGTAACACCTACCGCTCGCGCCACTCAACTCACCATGAACCGTGAAGGTATTCGCCGCTTAGCTGCCGAGACGCTAGGCCTGCCAACCTCTGCTTATCAATTTGCCGATAGTTTCGAAGAGTGCCAACAAGCCGTTGCCAATGTAGGTTTGCCTTGTGTACTTAAACCGGTAATGAGTTCTTCGGGCAAAGGGCAATCAACACTGCGCAATAGCGATCAAGTGACCGCTGCATGGGACTACTCACAAGAAGGCGGGCGTACCGGCGCTGGGCGCATTATTGTTGAAGGTTTTGTTGATTTTGATTACGAAATCACTTTGCTTACCGTTAGCGCCATCGATGGCATTCACTTTTGTGCGCCGATTGGTCATAGACAAGAAGATGGTGATTATCGTGAATCTTGGCAACCACAAGCCATGTCACAGCTTGCCTTAGCTAAGTCACAAGATATCGCTAAGAAAATCGTTAGTGAGTTAGGTGGTTACGGTCTATTTGGTGTAGAGCTGTTTATTAAAGGCGATGAGGTTTACTTTAGTGAAGTCTCTCCACGCCCTCACGATACCGGTATGGTAACTTTGATTTCTCAAGATCACTCGGAGTTTGCCTTACATGCTAAAGCTATTCTAGGTTTACCCATCAAACAGATCCATCAATTTGGTGCGAGTGCCTCTGCTGTGATCATGGGCGACGGACAGTCAAAAGACATTCGCTTTAGCGGCTTAGCCGAAGCACTAGATGCTAACGATAGCCAACTGCGTTTATTCTCTAAACCTGACATTAATGGGCAGCGCCGTTTAGGGGTAGCCTTAAATCGCAGCGAATCCATTGATCAAGCCGTTAGCAATGCCAAGCAAGTTGCTTCCAAGGTTAAGGTAATTTACTAATAATGACAGCGGGGTCGTTTTCGCTAAATGACGAAGAACTGGCGCTATTATTAGCGCCCAGTGCGGCCCCGACTTCCTCTAAATTGCTACGTGTTCTGTGGTTTCAGCAAGCGCCTAGCCACAGCAGCCATCCCATAGAGCATATTGTGACTCAGCAAGTCGATGAGCTGCAATTACAGCTTCAGCAATCTAATGAATTTGATGCGATTGTTTTAAACTGCGCCAAACTCAATAGCCAAGAGTTAGCGCTGTTAGCCGATTTGCTAGAAGAACAGTCTCAAATTTCGGTATTTTTGGTAGGTGAAATGCCCAACATGGCATTTGATTTACCCGACTTCATCTACTGCTATGGCCAGCAGGAATTAGACGAACAGTTCGCTCATTGGGGCGACACCATCAACCGGCAATACCAACAGTGGGCTGGCAGCAAATACGTCTACTTATATAACCCCCGGCCAGGCGAGCAACTGCAACTACAGATGCATAAATTTGGCTTTAGCTTTTGTGAGCACTGGCAACCACAGCAGCAAAATGTGACCCAGCACCTCCAGCAAGCAAACTTAGTAATGCTAGTGGTCTTCGACGATGACCCACATATAATTGATGCCCTAGAACGCCTTGCTGCTATTTTGCATCGACCAGGCTTAATTCTGGTTTTTCAAGAACAATCCAAGCTAAAAAACAGCATTATTTTGCTGGCAAAGCATTATGGGTTAAACCTATATACTTCAGTCTCTATCGAGCAATTCAAACCGCAACTTGCCTACTTAAGCCGTCAGTTTTTTCGCTTATACCGACACAAGCTTAATCAGCAGAGTGATGCCACTAAACATAGCCAATACCTGATTCATGCCACTACTGACAATAGCCTAATAGGTTATTGGGATTGGCCAACAAGCATTGAACAAGACCAACAATTTAACGCCCCGGTTAATGCAGTGTATTGGCACCACTTCAAGCAAGAGCTTAGCAAACAGAGTTTGTCGCTTACTCAAATAGCCGATCATTACTCGGAAATGATGTTGGT
The Agarivorans aestuarii DNA segment above includes these coding regions:
- the purT gene encoding formate-dependent phosphoribosylglycinamide formyltransferase, coding for MLGTALSVSGTKVLLLGAGELGKEVAIELQRFGVEIIAVDRYPNAPAMHVAHRSYVIDMLDGEALKALILKEKPQHIVPEIEAIATDTLVELEQQGFAVTPTARATQLTMNREGIRRLAAETLGLPTSAYQFADSFEECQQAVANVGLPCVLKPVMSSSGKGQSTLRNSDQVTAAWDYSQEGGRTGAGRIIVEGFVDFDYEITLLTVSAIDGIHFCAPIGHRQEDGDYRESWQPQAMSQLALAKSQDIAKKIVSELGGYGLFGVELFIKGDEVYFSEVSPRPHDTGMVTLISQDHSEFALHAKAILGLPIKQIHQFGASASAVIMGDGQSKDIRFSGLAEALDANDSQLRLFSKPDINGQRRLGVALNRSESIDQAVSNAKQVASKVKVIY